One window from the genome of Microbulbifer sp. ALW1 encodes:
- a CDS encoding enoyl-CoA hydratase: MQSTCAEIQAQVTDRVLEITINRPERKNALTMAMYSAMADLLNSAATDPGIRVVILTGTHSGTGGMFTSGNDLTDFLGGSASGEESPVFQFMKALYEFPKPVIAAVSGVAVGIGTTLLLHCDLSIADDKAIFQMPFVNLGLCPEYASSFLLPRIMGHAKASELLLLGKKFDAQTAADVNICNEVVYSGEALGRAREYARELVTKAPEAVRLTKKLLRQGTFEKGIEVIREEAGHFQARLQSAEFREAATAFMEKRPADFSKFD, encoded by the coding sequence ATGCAGAGCACATGTGCAGAAATTCAGGCCCAGGTTACCGATCGGGTACTGGAGATCACCATCAACCGCCCCGAGCGCAAGAATGCACTGACCATGGCGATGTACTCGGCAATGGCAGATCTGCTGAACAGCGCCGCCACTGACCCGGGGATTCGGGTAGTGATCCTGACCGGGACCCACAGTGGCACCGGCGGTATGTTTACCAGCGGCAATGACCTGACGGATTTCCTCGGTGGATCTGCCAGTGGCGAGGAATCTCCGGTTTTCCAGTTTATGAAGGCGCTGTACGAATTCCCCAAACCGGTGATCGCTGCGGTCAGTGGCGTCGCGGTAGGCATCGGTACCACATTGCTGCTGCACTGTGATTTATCCATTGCTGATGACAAGGCGATCTTTCAGATGCCCTTTGTGAATCTGGGGCTCTGCCCTGAGTACGCCTCCAGCTTCCTGCTGCCTCGCATCATGGGGCACGCCAAAGCCTCGGAATTGCTACTGCTGGGTAAAAAATTCGATGCCCAGACGGCGGCCGATGTGAATATTTGCAATGAGGTGGTCTATTCCGGAGAAGCGCTGGGGCGGGCTCGTGAATACGCGCGGGAGCTGGTCACCAAGGCGCCGGAAGCGGTGCGCCTGACCAAAAAGCTGCTGCGCCAAGGTACCTTTGAAAAGGGGATAGAGGTTATCCGCGAAGAGGCGGGTCACTTCCAGGCGCGATTGCAATCCGCGGAATTTCGCGAGGCGGCCACCGCATTCATGGAGAAACGGCCTGCAGATTTCTCCAAGTTTGACTGA
- a CDS encoding tryptophan 2,3-dioxygenase produces MTVTYSSYLKVDELLQCQHPLSEGPEHDELLFIVIHQSYELWFKQLLHELDFLVRLFNAGERNRALHTLKRVDAIYRTLIQQVDILETLTPLEFSSFRDRLSTASGFQSYQFRELEFLYGAKDAKKLSNYEPGSEHYQRLQKRLEAPTLWDAFLRFLSHEGHEIPDAELNRDFSQVAPPSHAVQKVLIDVYRNDPLVSDICEALVDIDTSLQQWRYRHVKMVERTIGSKMGTGGSSGVGYLQTTLFKPVFPDLWAIRSEL; encoded by the coding sequence ATGACGGTCACATACAGCTCCTACCTGAAAGTCGATGAACTGCTGCAATGCCAGCACCCCCTGTCCGAGGGGCCGGAGCACGATGAACTGCTGTTTATCGTTATTCACCAGAGCTACGAACTGTGGTTCAAGCAATTACTGCACGAACTCGACTTCCTGGTGCGCCTGTTCAACGCTGGCGAACGCAACCGGGCGCTACACACCCTCAAGCGTGTGGATGCCATTTACCGCACCCTGATTCAGCAGGTCGATATTCTGGAGACGCTGACGCCGCTGGAGTTCTCGTCCTTCCGCGATCGCCTGTCCACGGCCAGCGGCTTCCAGTCCTACCAGTTTCGCGAGCTGGAGTTCTTGTATGGTGCCAAGGATGCGAAAAAGCTCAGCAACTACGAGCCGGGCTCTGAGCACTACCAGCGCCTGCAGAAACGCTTGGAGGCCCCCACCCTGTGGGACGCATTCCTGCGCTTCCTCAGCCACGAGGGGCACGAGATACCAGACGCCGAGCTGAACCGCGACTTCAGCCAGGTTGCCCCGCCATCCCACGCCGTACAGAAGGTTCTGATCGACGTCTACCGCAACGACCCCTTGGTCAGCGATATCTGTGAAGCCCTGGTGGATATCGATACCTCCCTGCAGCAATGGCGCTACCGGCATGTGAAGATGGTCGAGCGTACCATCGGTAGCAAAATGGGCACCGGCGGCTCCAGCGGCGTGGGCTACCTGCAGACCACCCTGTTCAAGCCGGTATTCCCGGATCTCTGGGCGATTCGCTCAGAACTCTGA
- a CDS encoding biopolymer transporter ExbD, with amino-acid sequence MSRRRGKAVEEEKADIDLTPMLDVVFIMLIFFIVTASFVKEKALDVNVPDPNETENTPPNPDKQNILLTVNSADEIWMGANRIDSRAVRARIAQLFAENPQAIVIVRAHNKSSADTYVTIADAAKEVNPNIQVSLVPYEDK; translated from the coding sequence ATGAGTAGACGACGCGGTAAGGCCGTAGAAGAAGAAAAGGCCGATATTGATCTGACGCCCATGCTGGACGTCGTGTTCATCATGTTGATCTTCTTCATCGTGACGGCATCCTTCGTAAAAGAGAAGGCGCTGGACGTAAACGTGCCCGATCCTAATGAGACTGAAAACACGCCGCCGAATCCGGACAAGCAGAATATTCTGCTGACCGTGAATTCAGCTGACGAGATCTGGATGGGTGCCAACCGTATCGACAGCCGTGCAGTACGTGCCCGTATTGCCCAGCTCTTTGCGGAAAACCCGCAGGCGATTGTGATTGTACGCGCGCACAACAAGTCCAGCGCGGACACCTATGTCACCATCGCTGACGCCGCGAAAGAAGTGAATCCGAATATTCAGGTTTCACTGGTACCTTACGAAGACAAATAA
- a CDS encoding methylglyoxal synthase has product MDYIDQPIAARKRIALVAHDNRKAGLIEWCRKHRGTLEQHQLLGTGTTGSQIEAATGMAVEKLFSGPMGGDQQLGAKICQGEVDILIFFWDPFEPMPHDPDVKALLRIAAVWNIPVACNASSADMMIHSELMTRSFPRQVPDYQGYLAARKGELAV; this is encoded by the coding sequence GTGGATTACATAGATCAGCCGATTGCCGCGCGCAAGCGCATTGCACTGGTGGCACACGACAACCGCAAGGCGGGCCTGATCGAGTGGTGCCGCAAACATCGGGGAACCCTGGAGCAGCATCAGCTGCTGGGTACCGGTACTACCGGGAGCCAGATAGAGGCTGCTACCGGAATGGCGGTGGAGAAGCTGTTCAGCGGCCCCATGGGCGGGGACCAGCAGTTGGGCGCCAAGATCTGTCAGGGAGAAGTGGATATCCTTATCTTCTTCTGGGATCCCTTTGAGCCCATGCCCCATGACCCGGACGTCAAAGCGCTGCTGCGTATCGCAGCGGTGTGGAATATTCCGGTGGCCTGTAATGCCAGTAGTGCGGATATGATGATCCATTCCGAGCTGATGACACGCAGTTTTCCCCGGCAAGTACCTGACTATCAGGGCTATCTGGCCGCCCGGAAAGGGGAATTGGCTGTTTGA
- a CDS encoding efflux RND transporter permease subunit → MKLLESAVDRCRSTISLMLLIVIMGIAARGAMTVESSPEVNPPIVIVQVRHEGISPEDGVRLLIRPLEQEIRALEGVEEVMATARESLVYLVIEFDSALDIDLAVDEVRNAVDRAKAKLPRDAEEPIVEEASAQPFPAIVVTLAGDGVSERELLRSAQLLKRKIENVSEVLSADINGNREEVVEATIDPVRLEHYQITSGDLINAVLGNNLLIPAGEMDVSKGRFSVKVPGLIETAADVYQIPLKQSDHGVVTLGQVTDIRRTFKDATSFTTVNGHPALAINVEKRTGASAVDLADTVRAVVNAERAFLPRGVAVDFVFDMSEVARDMVSEMEGNILTAMLLVMIIVVAALGFRSGLLVGFGIPFSLLFGSIITWYLGYSFNFMVMFGMLLALGMLIDGSIVITEFADRKMAEGLSARVAYAIAVRRMFWPVVASTGTTLAAFLPIIFWPGVVGDFMRYLPVTVFSVLAGSLVYALFFAPVLGSVFGKSNMDLQTQQYLKQLEGGDPVALRGVTGLYARMLDPVVRHPFTSFGATILVLVGIFMAFSKFNPGVEFFTETEEQYGNVEVRAQGNLSIEEKKVLVAQVEAAVMEVPEVRVVYSAIGSGGISGNTEKAPDQIANLLVELLPSVERERKSREIFADIRQRTANFAGIKTSANAFEGGPPVGKDIVLELRSRDYDQLLAETWRLHRALETEFSDLRDIVNTAPLPGIEWEVKVDRAKAALYGADLTGVGRAVQLVTNGVMMAEYRPDDSDEEVDIRIRYPDYARGITALDQLKVNTPNGAVPVSSFVTTEPGPKVDKIERIDGITRMQIKADVEDGVLADSKLREIREWVAQNPVDERVELLYRGADEDQSESLVFLQVAFSLSLFLMFILLVTQFNSFYQSALILSSVIMSTAGVMLGLTLTQSTFSVIMTGVGIVALAGIVVNNNIVLIDTYNYVRKAEPELSHGAAAVKAAAQRLRPVFLTTATTILGLLPLALGVSVDMVGRTVVANGVIASFWVKLASAIVYGLTFSTLLTLIVTPVMLALPPALRDLLRMTRKS, encoded by the coding sequence ATGAAGTTGCTGGAAAGTGCGGTCGACCGCTGCCGCAGCACCATCAGTCTGATGCTGTTGATTGTGATCATGGGGATCGCTGCTCGCGGCGCCATGACAGTGGAGTCCAGTCCTGAAGTCAATCCGCCCATCGTGATCGTGCAGGTGAGGCACGAAGGCATTTCCCCGGAAGATGGGGTGCGCCTGCTTATTCGCCCACTGGAGCAGGAAATTCGGGCGCTGGAAGGGGTTGAAGAGGTGATGGCCACGGCGCGGGAGTCGCTGGTTTACTTGGTGATCGAGTTTGACTCGGCACTGGATATTGATCTCGCGGTGGACGAAGTGCGCAACGCCGTCGATCGCGCCAAGGCCAAATTGCCCCGGGATGCAGAAGAGCCCATCGTCGAGGAGGCCTCAGCACAGCCGTTTCCAGCGATCGTGGTCACCCTTGCCGGCGACGGGGTCAGTGAGCGGGAGTTGTTGCGCAGTGCTCAGTTGCTCAAGCGCAAGATTGAAAATGTCAGTGAGGTACTGAGTGCAGATATTAATGGCAACCGGGAGGAGGTTGTCGAGGCCACCATTGATCCGGTGCGCCTGGAGCACTACCAGATTACCAGTGGTGACCTGATCAATGCGGTGCTGGGGAACAACCTGCTGATTCCCGCAGGCGAGATGGATGTGAGCAAGGGGCGCTTTTCCGTCAAAGTGCCGGGGCTGATTGAAACCGCCGCTGATGTCTATCAGATTCCCCTTAAACAATCGGACCACGGCGTGGTCACCCTTGGGCAGGTAACGGATATCCGTCGCACCTTCAAGGATGCCACCAGCTTTACCACGGTGAACGGCCACCCGGCACTGGCAATTAATGTGGAGAAGCGCACCGGGGCCAGCGCCGTCGATCTGGCAGACACGGTGCGTGCCGTGGTCAATGCCGAGCGGGCGTTCCTGCCCCGTGGCGTCGCGGTGGATTTTGTCTTCGATATGTCGGAGGTGGCCCGGGATATGGTCAGCGAAATGGAGGGGAATATTCTCACCGCCATGTTGCTGGTCATGATTATTGTGGTGGCGGCATTGGGGTTCCGCTCCGGCCTGTTGGTGGGTTTCGGGATTCCCTTCTCGCTGCTGTTCGGCTCCATCATCACCTGGTACCTGGGGTACTCCTTCAATTTTATGGTGATGTTCGGCATGTTGCTGGCGCTCGGTATGTTGATTGATGGCTCCATTGTGATTACCGAGTTTGCCGATCGCAAAATGGCGGAGGGGCTGTCGGCGCGGGTGGCTTATGCCATTGCGGTGCGGCGTATGTTCTGGCCTGTGGTGGCATCGACCGGCACTACCCTGGCGGCATTTTTGCCGATAATTTTCTGGCCAGGTGTGGTGGGTGACTTCATGCGTTACCTGCCGGTAACCGTTTTCTCAGTTCTGGCAGGTTCGCTGGTGTATGCCCTGTTTTTTGCGCCGGTGTTGGGTTCGGTGTTCGGCAAAAGCAATATGGACCTGCAGACCCAGCAATATCTCAAGCAACTGGAGGGCGGCGACCCGGTGGCTCTGAGGGGCGTGACCGGTTTATACGCGCGTATGCTGGATCCTGTGGTGCGTCACCCGTTTACTTCCTTCGGTGCCACAATTCTGGTGTTGGTCGGCATCTTTATGGCGTTCAGCAAGTTTAACCCCGGGGTGGAATTCTTTACCGAGACGGAAGAGCAGTACGGCAATGTCGAGGTGCGCGCACAGGGCAACCTTTCCATTGAAGAAAAGAAAGTACTGGTGGCCCAGGTAGAGGCCGCGGTGATGGAGGTACCGGAAGTGCGCGTGGTCTACTCGGCTATTGGATCCGGTGGCATTTCCGGCAATACCGAGAAAGCGCCGGATCAGATTGCGAATCTGCTGGTGGAGCTATTGCCTTCGGTGGAGCGCGAGCGCAAAAGTCGTGAGATCTTTGCAGATATCCGCCAGCGCACCGCCAACTTTGCCGGCATCAAGACCAGTGCCAATGCCTTTGAAGGCGGCCCCCCGGTAGGCAAGGATATCGTGCTGGAGCTGCGCAGCCGCGATTACGATCAGTTGCTGGCGGAAACCTGGCGCCTGCACCGGGCGCTGGAAACCGAATTTTCTGATCTGCGGGATATCGTCAATACCGCACCGCTCCCGGGTATCGAGTGGGAGGTAAAGGTGGACAGGGCGAAGGCGGCACTTTATGGCGCAGACCTTACGGGCGTGGGCCGGGCGGTGCAGTTGGTGACCAACGGCGTAATGATGGCGGAATACCGCCCGGATGATTCCGATGAGGAGGTGGACATCCGTATTCGCTATCCGGACTACGCACGCGGCATTACGGCACTGGATCAATTAAAAGTGAATACGCCAAACGGGGCCGTTCCCGTAAGCAGCTTTGTGACCACCGAACCGGGCCCCAAGGTGGACAAAATCGAGCGCATTGATGGCATTACCCGTATGCAGATCAAGGCTGATGTGGAAGATGGGGTACTGGCTGACAGCAAATTGCGGGAAATTCGCGAATGGGTGGCGCAGAACCCGGTGGATGAGCGGGTAGAGCTGTTGTACCGGGGGGCAGATGAGGACCAGAGCGAGTCACTGGTGTTTCTGCAGGTGGCTTTCTCCCTTTCGCTCTTCCTGATGTTTATCCTGCTGGTGACTCAGTTCAATAGTTTTTATCAGTCGGCATTGATTCTTTCGTCGGTCATTATGTCTACCGCGGGCGTGATGCTGGGGCTGACCCTGACCCAGAGTACCTTTAGCGTGATTATGACCGGTGTCGGCATAGTGGCGCTCGCGGGCATTGTGGTGAACAACAATATCGTACTGATCGATACCTATAACTATGTCCGCAAGGCTGAACCGGAGCTGAGTCATGGTGCGGCTGCAGTGAAGGCGGCGGCACAGCGATTGCGACCGGTATTCCTTACCACCGCAACCACTATCCTTGGCCTGTTGCCATTGGCGCTGGGGGTGAGTGTGGATATGGTCGGACGCACGGTTGTCGCGAACGGGGTGATTGCCTCCTTCTGGGTTAAGCTGGCCAGTGCGATTGTTTACGGATTGACGTTCTCAACACTGCTCACACTGATCGTGACACCGGTAATGCTGGCATTACCACCGGCGCTCAGGGATCTACTGCGTATGACGCGAAAGAGCTAA
- a CDS encoding efflux RND transporter periplasmic adaptor subunit, which yields MNFLLILWRQRNYRIAVIVALLALLWLLSGLTADSRPARDTGGTNPTAAAEALTVKARRLQAQPYTTRVVVNSRTEANRSVRLRAELDGVIAGLPVAEGQRVATGEVICEIDAEDRPERLERARVALRKAELDFAGAKKLQGRGLQSEAGMAQQEVALANARADYKRAQVDVENLKIRAPFAGVVNSRAIELGDFIRRGEECATILDLDPILVVGEVSESQVGQLQPGGPASAQLHQGQLLEGQLRYVSQEAHPVTRAYRVEVAVPNKDGRLRSGTSARMALPTGEVLAHRINSSLLTLDDRGALGVRTLDAEQRVHFSNVQLVSDENAGVWVAGLPAQALLITVGQEYVSEGERVEVEFEESAGDLLAPTPAQVSTPAQESTETPAPVPTSVSTEEPQQ from the coding sequence ATGAATTTTCTGTTGATCCTCTGGCGGCAGCGCAATTACCGCATCGCAGTCATCGTGGCGCTACTGGCGCTGTTGTGGCTGCTGAGTGGCCTTACAGCGGATTCGCGGCCCGCGCGGGATACCGGGGGCACTAACCCCACGGCCGCAGCCGAAGCGCTGACGGTCAAGGCGCGACGCCTGCAGGCCCAGCCTTATACCACGCGGGTGGTGGTCAATAGCCGCACGGAGGCAAACCGGAGTGTGCGCCTGCGGGCGGAACTGGACGGCGTTATCGCGGGGCTGCCGGTGGCGGAGGGACAGCGGGTTGCCACCGGGGAAGTGATCTGCGAGATCGATGCGGAAGACAGGCCCGAGCGATTGGAGCGGGCGCGAGTGGCATTGCGCAAAGCCGAACTGGATTTTGCCGGCGCGAAAAAGCTGCAGGGCCGCGGGTTGCAATCTGAAGCGGGCATGGCCCAGCAGGAAGTGGCACTGGCCAATGCGCGCGCGGATTACAAACGCGCCCAGGTGGATGTGGAGAACCTCAAGATCCGCGCCCCGTTTGCTGGTGTGGTGAACAGCCGAGCTATAGAGCTGGGCGATTTCATTCGCCGCGGTGAAGAGTGCGCAACCATTCTCGACCTGGACCCGATACTGGTTGTTGGCGAGGTATCCGAGTCCCAGGTGGGCCAGCTGCAGCCTGGGGGGCCGGCGAGTGCACAGTTGCACCAGGGGCAGTTGCTGGAAGGGCAGTTGCGCTATGTCAGCCAGGAGGCGCATCCGGTAACGCGGGCGTATCGGGTCGAGGTAGCGGTGCCGAATAAAGACGGACGCCTGCGCAGTGGAACCAGTGCCCGTATGGCGCTGCCGACGGGGGAAGTGCTGGCGCACAGGATTAATTCGTCGCTGTTGACCCTGGATGATCGCGGTGCCCTGGGAGTGCGTACCCTGGATGCTGAGCAGCGGGTGCACTTTTCCAATGTGCAACTGGTTAGCGACGAAAATGCCGGGGTCTGGGTAGCAGGGCTACCAGCACAGGCGCTGTTGATCACCGTCGGACAGGAATATGTGAGCGAGGGTGAAAGGGTCGAGGTGGAATTTGAGGAATCGGCCGGTGACTTGCTGGCGCCGACCCCAGCTCAGGTATCTACCCCAGCTCAGGAATCTACCGAGACACCTGCACCGGTGCCGACTTCCGTGTCGACTGAGGAGCCGCAACAATGA
- a CDS encoding cyclic nucleotide-binding domain-containing protein, protein MNYKPLSDYPRDAVDRLLNVIHLFRDIRATSEWQYDVLLKRSRLVSLSPGDALLHAGDVDHWVYFLLRGELQVHVDDAAAAQAERPLAVIRPGEVFGDLSMLLAEPRSATIVAAPVGQEIQVLAVDCTLFGDLEDFSLLHLPTKLVFYRNMVHSLRWKLEVYRSKYPTHDLANSHRRLKLYTGPKNCKEELVALADQARDLARILLDWNAEFGSGHLAAEESDMSDFLESILS, encoded by the coding sequence ATGAATTATAAGCCGCTTAGTGATTACCCGCGGGATGCGGTGGATCGTCTTCTTAATGTCATTCATCTCTTTCGGGATATTCGTGCAACCAGTGAGTGGCAGTACGACGTCTTGCTGAAGCGCTCCCGGCTGGTTTCACTGTCTCCGGGTGATGCACTTTTGCATGCGGGTGACGTAGACCACTGGGTATATTTTCTACTGCGTGGTGAGCTGCAGGTGCATGTGGATGACGCGGCTGCAGCGCAGGCCGAACGCCCCCTGGCGGTAATCCGCCCCGGCGAAGTCTTCGGTGACCTTTCGATGCTGCTGGCGGAGCCTCGCAGCGCGACTATTGTGGCGGCACCGGTAGGGCAGGAAATACAGGTGCTGGCAGTGGACTGCACCCTGTTTGGCGACCTGGAGGATTTCTCCCTGCTGCACCTGCCGACTAAATTGGTGTTCTACCGCAATATGGTGCACTCGCTGCGCTGGAAGCTGGAAGTATACCGATCCAAGTATCCGACCCATGATCTGGCCAATAGTCACCGGCGACTGAAACTCTATACCGGGCCGAAGAACTGCAAGGAAGAGTTGGTTGCCCTGGCGGATCAGGCGCGGGATCTGGCGAGGATTCTTCTGGACTGGAATGCGGAGTTCGGTAGTGGGCACCTCGCAGCAGAAGAGTCAGATATGTCAGATTTCCTCGAATCCATTCTCTCCTGA
- a CDS encoding TonB family protein — protein sequence MKSTNLVIALLLFATALTAKAAPLLNGLALEQQFNKDQYVAAVYSERLSDDANSLLDNNMPRSLQIRVIAERMSARRLRNQWMEGIAINNPGATLTGQAENMVTFANLFKGRLVTGDRLRIDFAADTGTTSVSLNDIMLGMIEDREFFNTLLRAWIGPVPPSTDFRDNLLSAGRTDSGLLATYESLQPAAERVAQIAAMVDEQEGTQEQVAAASEPAKVEPKPAEVAAVATSKPKPDLKADIPAPTLASIGAPPVELPAPAVKTAAKPAQVTQPKPLKPTTTRPAVPAMDEEDELEEDEAPLTADMILARQIYHSMLLRHTFKHLRYPKRAQERGQGGSVRLNVVIDNQGNVKNVTTLQESRYASLNREAIEAVERAAPYPATPAQLKLDEYKFSLPITFKLPD from the coding sequence ATGAAATCGACCAACCTTGTCATCGCCTTGCTGCTGTTCGCTACGGCCCTGACGGCAAAGGCGGCACCGCTCCTGAACGGCCTGGCCCTGGAGCAGCAGTTCAACAAAGACCAATACGTTGCCGCTGTCTATTCCGAGCGACTCTCCGACGACGCCAACTCCCTGCTCGACAACAACATGCCGCGCAGCCTGCAAATCCGAGTGATTGCCGAGCGCATGTCCGCACGTCGTCTCCGCAACCAGTGGATGGAAGGCATTGCCATCAACAACCCTGGCGCCACACTGACGGGCCAGGCGGAAAACATGGTGACCTTTGCCAACCTCTTTAAAGGCCGTCTGGTTACAGGCGACCGCCTGCGAATCGATTTTGCTGCGGACACCGGCACTACTTCCGTATCCCTGAACGACATCATGCTGGGCATGATTGAAGATCGCGAGTTCTTCAATACCCTGCTGCGCGCCTGGATCGGGCCTGTGCCACCATCCACCGACTTTCGTGACAACCTGCTGAGTGCCGGCCGCACCGACAGTGGTCTGCTGGCCACCTACGAATCCCTGCAACCAGCTGCGGAACGCGTTGCGCAAATCGCAGCCATGGTCGATGAGCAGGAAGGAACGCAAGAACAAGTGGCCGCAGCATCGGAGCCGGCCAAGGTTGAGCCGAAACCTGCCGAAGTCGCCGCGGTGGCCACCAGCAAACCCAAACCGGACCTGAAAGCGGACATTCCGGCACCGACCCTGGCATCCATCGGCGCACCGCCCGTAGAGTTACCAGCACCAGCGGTTAAAACTGCGGCCAAACCTGCGCAAGTTACTCAGCCCAAGCCTCTGAAGCCCACAACCACCCGCCCGGCCGTGCCAGCAATGGACGAAGAGGACGAGCTGGAAGAAGATGAGGCACCGCTGACAGCCGATATGATCCTGGCGCGCCAGATTTATCATTCCATGCTGCTGCGCCACACCTTCAAGCACCTGCGCTATCCGAAGCGCGCCCAGGAGCGTGGCCAGGGCGGCAGTGTTCGTCTTAATGTAGTTATCGACAATCAGGGTAATGTGAAGAACGTCACCACCCTGCAAGAGTCCCGCTATGCCAGCCTGAACCGCGAGGCCATTGAAGCAGTAGAGCGCGCAGCGCCTTACCCGGCAACGCCAGCCCAGCTCAAATTGGACGAGTACAAGTTCTCGCTTCCGATCACCTTCAAGCTGCCAGACTGA
- a CDS encoding M13 family metallopeptidase, with product MKKLLLPLAIAGAIAGTTMTGCSKSEAPKAEAAQATQAAAEASAPQVATLGSGIDLSAMDTSVRPQDDFYSYVNGNWMKTTEIPADKSRWGGFSILRDKATEEVKALIMEAGEHANSAGAKQIGDLYNSYMNESLIEKKGMSAISGELAKVDAIKTQKDLTDFFAYADTVGYTTPFGAGINQDLKDVENYITFIWQAGLGLPDRDYYFDESEKGQKLQQAYREYLVKMQQIAGLDNAEQNAESIYQLEKSLAEHHRTRVENRDPDKYYNKKSVAELKALMPAVDWDSYLQKAHLENAENFLVGQPEYLQAANKIIADTDLAIWKRYLKLKVLSAAAPYMHSEIAQTDFDFYSTTVRGVKEMEPRWKRAVQFVNGSVGELVGQRYVEKYFPPEAKARMVKLVDNLKAAYKESIESLTWMSEDTKKEALTKLDNFTTKIGYPDKWRDYSALQVNADDLVGNAIAATLFETLHERDQLGKPLDRGAWHMSPQTVNAYYNPPMNEIVFPAAILQPPFFDMHADDAVNYGGIGGVIGHEIGHGFDDKGSKFDGKGYLNNWWTDSDRSNFEGLTGKLVAQYNGFEPLEGEHVNGELTLGENIGDLSGLGIAYKAYKMSLNGKAAAEIDGFTGDQRVFMGWAQVWRSKMRDEALSERLKTDPHSPAEYRVQGILPNLEAFYSAFDVKEGDGMYLPEEERVVIW from the coding sequence ATGAAAAAACTGCTTTTACCCTTGGCAATTGCCGGCGCCATTGCTGGTACCACAATGACCGGCTGCTCCAAGTCAGAGGCCCCCAAGGCCGAGGCTGCCCAGGCCACTCAGGCCGCTGCAGAAGCAAGCGCCCCCCAGGTTGCCACTCTTGGCTCCGGTATTGATCTCAGTGCCATGGATACCAGTGTGCGTCCGCAGGACGACTTCTACTCCTACGTTAACGGCAACTGGATGAAGACCACCGAGATTCCGGCGGACAAATCCCGCTGGGGCGGTTTCAGTATCCTGCGCGACAAAGCGACCGAAGAAGTAAAAGCGCTGATCATGGAAGCCGGTGAGCACGCCAACAGCGCCGGCGCCAAGCAGATCGGCGATCTGTACAACAGCTACATGAATGAATCGCTGATCGAGAAAAAAGGCATGTCCGCGATCTCTGGTGAGCTGGCCAAGGTCGATGCCATCAAAACCCAGAAAGACCTGACCGACTTCTTCGCCTATGCGGATACCGTGGGTTACACCACCCCCTTCGGAGCTGGTATCAACCAGGACCTGAAGGATGTCGAAAACTACATTACCTTCATCTGGCAGGCGGGCCTCGGCTTACCGGACCGCGACTACTACTTCGATGAATCTGAAAAAGGCCAGAAACTGCAACAGGCCTACCGCGAATACCTGGTGAAAATGCAGCAGATCGCCGGTTTGGATAATGCGGAGCAGAATGCCGAAAGCATCTACCAGCTCGAAAAGAGCCTGGCAGAACACCACCGCACTCGCGTGGAAAACCGCGATCCGGACAAGTACTACAACAAGAAGTCTGTCGCCGAACTGAAAGCACTGATGCCGGCAGTGGACTGGGACAGCTACCTGCAGAAAGCACATCTGGAAAACGCCGAAAACTTCCTGGTTGGCCAGCCGGAGTACCTCCAGGCCGCCAACAAAATCATCGCCGATACCGATCTGGCGATCTGGAAGCGCTACCTGAAGCTCAAGGTCCTGTCTGCTGCAGCGCCTTACATGCATAGCGAAATCGCCCAGACCGACTTCGATTTTTACAGTACGACCGTTCGCGGCGTGAAGGAAATGGAACCCCGTTGGAAGCGCGCGGTGCAGTTTGTTAACGGCTCAGTGGGCGAACTGGTAGGCCAGCGCTACGTGGAAAAGTACTTCCCGCCAGAAGCCAAAGCGCGCATGGTCAAGCTTGTGGATAACCTCAAGGCTGCCTATAAGGAGTCCATTGAGTCCCTGACCTGGATGAGTGAAGACACCAAAAAAGAGGCCCTGACTAAACTGGACAACTTCACCACCAAAATTGGCTATCCGGACAAGTGGCGTGACTACAGCGCCCTGCAGGTAAACGCGGATGACCTCGTAGGCAATGCCATTGCTGCAACCCTGTTCGAAACGCTGCACGAGCGCGACCAACTGGGCAAACCGCTGGACCGCGGCGCCTGGCACATGAGCCCGCAGACAGTAAACGCCTACTACAACCCTCCGATGAACGAAATCGTGTTCCCCGCGGCTATCCTGCAGCCACCGTTCTTCGATATGCACGCGGACGATGCGGTGAACTACGGCGGTATCGGTGGCGTGATCGGCCACGAAATCGGTCACGGCTTCGACGACAAGGGCAGTAAGTTCGACGGCAAGGGCTACCTGAACAACTGGTGGACCGATTCCGACCGCAGCAACTTCGAAGGCCTCACCGGCAAGCTGGTTGCCCAGTACAACGGCTTTGAGCCACTGGAAGGGGAACACGTAAACGGCGAGCTGACCCTGGGCGAGAACATCGGCGACCTGTCCGGTCTCGGTATCGCCTACAAGGCCTATAAAATGTCCCTGAACGGCAAAGCAGCAGCTGAGATCGACGGCTTTACTGGCGACCAGCGTGTGTTCATGGGTTGGGCACAGGTATGGCGCAGCAAAATGCGCGATGAAGCCCTGAGCGAACGTCTGAAGACCGACCCGCACTCCCCGGCGGAATACCGCGTCCAGGGCATTCTGCCGAATCTGGAGGCCTTCTACTCGGCATTTGACGTCAAGGAAGGCGACGGCATGTACCTGCCGGAAGAGGAGCGTGTGGTGATCTGGTAA